One Aegilops tauschii subsp. strangulata cultivar AL8/78 chromosome 7, Aet v6.0, whole genome shotgun sequence genomic window carries:
- the LOC109752755 gene encoding uncharacterized protein, which translates to MATTTMLPRAADPLWAQAAELERQFEGYKRRLAERRDAAAAAVAAVSDRRRHPDDGGDGDGAEENEDEEEVGRGRRYEAYVRRRDEKLRQGWLARMERKEAEVKALWARLDGDRHRPDNGHGGLVAAASPAREQKPRSIEKPASPATPKCIPAMKLPRLRSATASPSPAAASPRLPSSRRASHLEPPTTPRKENRMPPPSTPGTPRPLKTLSRARSSLKDTSKEERGSVSSSSSSSVKGESPRPPRFQPPRSSYDGGAGGVKVKQATAPASRSDADAAIAAARSRFHEQVVLAEIKTAAAVSPGPHRIRRSGNGVARVSSPSVAVGRGQVDFLTRLGNSDRNDVQTSEHSDAGAKNSSNKAGDNGDGDVARSGDKLGDAEITGDSDTEPSYVYVKRDHEQVGDEEAAEVFEDTMASSPSSGTMASSPSSETMAAAEETGTSVKESSGSGSLYSNVQSSFSHGSELDASAVGSPLPTPPPSGGALSTEELLEADAAVLRMKREEADEVEEAEHQSIVFLPSTCCASRSDAVPVAGMAQSPMDAVAGLKRFLTFGKKSGFNGNGADGSAAAAVVIERGAPPVSDGTASQGPASGDPINKPRACWSDAASDDLDSSYVVSPHVRSLQSFVPLSPARSQLKEMALPAKSPRVPRSFFSFSSFKNRGN; encoded by the exons ATGGCGACGACCACGATGCTGCCGCGCGCCGCGGACCCGCTGTGGGCGCAGGCCGCCGAGCTGGAGCGGCAGTTCGAAGGCTACAAGCGCCGCCTCGCCGAGCGGAGggacgccgccgcagccgccgtcGCGGCCGTGTCCGACCGCCGCCGTCACCccgacgacggcggcgacggcgatggAGCGGAGGAGaatgaggatgaggaggaggtggggagggggaggaggtacGAGGCCTACGTGCGGCGGCGGGACGAGAAGCTGCGCCAGGGCTGGCTCGCGCGAATGGAGCGCAAAGAGGCCGAGGTCAAGGCCCTCTGGGCGCGCCTCGACGGCGACCGCCACCGCCCCGACAACGGCCATGGCgggctcgtcgccgccgccagcCCCGCCAGAGAG CAAAAGCCCCGGAGCATCGAGAAGCCAGCCTCTCCTGCCACGCCAAAATGCATCCCTGCCATGAAGCTCCCGCGTCTCAGGAGCGCCACGGCATCCCCGTCACCGGCGGCGGCCAGCCCGAGGCTACCCTCCAGCCGGCGAGCGTCCCACCTGGAGCCACCCACCACGCCCCGGAAGGAGAACAGGATGCCACCGCCGTCCACCCCCGGGACGCCGAGGCCACTCAAGACGCTGTCGCGGGCCAGGAGCTCGCTCAAGGACACCAGCAAGGAGGAGCGTGGCAgcgtctcctcctcgtcctcatccTCCGTAAAGGGGGAGAGCCCGCGGCCGCCGCGCTTCCAGCCACCGCGGTCCAGCTACGACGGCGGCGCGGGTGGCGTGAAGGTGAAGCAGGCCACGGCTCCGGCGTCGAGAAGCGACGCCGATGCCGCCATCGCCGCGGCGCGGAGCCGGTTCCACGAGCAGGTCGTCCTCGCAGAGATCAAGACGGCCGCCGCCGTTTCTCCCGGGCCGCACCGCATAAGGAGATCGGGCAACGGCGTCGCGCGCGTCTCGTCGCCGTCGGTGGCTGTTGGCCGCGGACAGGTCGATTTCTTGACCAGACTAGGAAACAGCGACCGCAACGACGTTCAAACCTCCGAACACTCAGACGCCGGAGCGAAGAACTCTAGCAACAAAGCGGGCGACAATGGCGACGGCGATGTCGCACGATCTGGTGATAAGCTCGGTGACGCGGAGATCACCGGCGACTCCGACACGGAGCCAAGCTACGTGTACGTCAAGAGAGACCACGAACAGGTTGGGGACGAGGAGGCCGCTGAGGTCTTTGAGGACACCATGGCATCGTCACCATCATCGGGGACCATGGCATCATCCCCATCATCAGAGACCATGGCAGCAGCTGAGGAGACTGGCACGAGCGTCAAGGAGAGCTCCGGGTCTGGGTCGCTGTACTCGAACGTGCAGTCTTCGTTCTCCCACGGATCGGAGCTCGACGCCTCGGCCGTCGGCTCCCCGctccccaccccgccgccttCCGGAGGTGCTCTGTCCACCGAGGAGCTGCTGGAGGCCGACGCGGCAGTGCTGAGGATGAAACGGGAGGAGGCGGATGAGGTGGAGGAGGCCGAGCACCAGAGCATAGTGTTCCTGCCGAGCACCTGCTGCGCCTCGAGGAGCgacgccgtccccgtcgccgggATGGCGCAGTCGCCGATGGACGCCGTGGCGGGGCTCAAGAGGTTCCTCACCTTTGGCAAGAAGAGCGGCTTCAACGGCAACGGTGCTGACGgttcagccgccgccgccgttgtcATCGAGCGCGGGGCGCCTCCAGTTTCTGACGGCACCGCGAGCCAAGGACCGGCGTCAGGTGATCCGATCAACAAGCCGAGAGCGTGCTGGTCGGATGCTGCCTCCGACGATCTTGACAGCAGCTATGTCGTCTCTCCCCACG TTCGGTCCCTGCAGAGCTTCGTGCCGCTTTCTCCTGCAAGGTCTCAGCTGAAGGAGATGGCTCTGCCTGCAAAATCCCCAAGAG TACCTCGATCGTTCTTCTCCTTCTCATCGTTCAAAAACAGAGGGAACTGA